One window from the genome of Marinobacter sp. LV10R510-11A encodes:
- a CDS encoding Ig-like domain-containing protein, translating into MFFDKPLDPDSVAEGVSLFGPIQEGGLGTIEVGNGLNAEVDGTALILNPEGGLIQGAAYKVLTPSLKGINGKLVDVLQRDFSLAQADDASKPVTQQSPFALTTYPGYPCVTEGRNLPDNHGHCKDGAGDELPDDNNGNSQTRDILPVTTLPKDRPITVVFSQSMKLESINGETFIVERVDGSGNPLAEGNPVEGRLEKNNQRIRFFPNEPWEPSQLYRYKMVSAVDGDCNDVICGENGRAFPCVSTSIHTLAL; encoded by the coding sequence TTGTTCTTTGATAAGCCATTGGATCCAGATTCAGTAGCTGAAGGTGTTTCGCTTTTCGGCCCTATTCAAGAGGGCGGTCTCGGTACAATAGAGGTCGGTAACGGACTAAACGCTGAAGTTGACGGAACAGCCCTGATATTGAACCCCGAAGGTGGCCTTATACAAGGTGCAGCTTACAAAGTACTTACCCCCAGCCTCAAGGGTATCAACGGCAAACTTGTCGACGTTTTGCAGCGAGACTTTAGCCTTGCTCAAGCTGATGATGCTAGTAAGCCCGTAACTCAGCAGTCTCCGTTTGCTTTGACAACATACCCCGGATATCCATGCGTAACCGAAGGGCGAAATTTGCCCGACAATCACGGTCACTGTAAAGATGGTGCAGGTGATGAACTCCCTGACGACAATAACGGGAACTCTCAAACCCGCGACATTTTGCCTGTGACAACCTTACCCAAAGATCGTCCAATTACGGTGGTTTTTTCTCAGTCTATGAAGTTAGAGTCAATTAACGGTGAAACCTTTATTGTTGAGCGTGTAGACGGCAGCGGAAATCCGTTAGCTGAAGGTAACCCAGTTGAAGGGCGTCTTGAGAAAAACAATCAGCGCATTCGTTTCTTCCCCAATGAGCCCTGGGAACCAAGCCAGCTGTATCGCTACAAAATGGTTTCTGCAGTCGACGGTGATTGCAACGATGTTATTTGCGGTGAAAACGGCCGAGCATTCCCCTGTGTGTCAACCTCAATCCATACACTTGCTCTATGA
- a CDS encoding transposase, which translates to MPKPESQMPENQVRPDAQLEKRTRRHFSTKYKLKILAAANQCAYGELGQLLRRENLYSNQLRDWRKQLQHGGEDALSKSSPGPKASKTPEQRRIEQLEKELARTQRKLRLTEDCVGLQKKALSMLDLSNNGNDPS; encoded by the coding sequence ATGCCAAAACCCGAGTCACAGATGCCCGAGAATCAGGTCAGGCCCGATGCTCAGCTGGAGAAGCGTACGCGCCGTCATTTCTCCACGAAGTACAAGCTGAAGATATTGGCCGCAGCCAATCAGTGCGCCTACGGTGAACTGGGTCAGCTACTGCGCCGCGAGAACCTCTACAGTAACCAGCTTCGCGACTGGCGAAAGCAGCTGCAGCACGGCGGTGAGGATGCGCTGTCCAAGTCATCACCGGGTCCGAAAGCCTCAAAGACACCGGAGCAGAGGCGCATCGAACAATTGGAGAAAGAGCTGGCCCGAACGCAGCGAAAACTGAGGCTAACTGAGGACTGTGTCGGGCTCCAAAAAAAAGCCTTGTCGATGCTCGATCTGTCGAACAATGGGAACGATCCGTCATGA
- a CDS encoding IS3 family transposase translates to MIVLEERPDHVPLSTACDVLGLNRSTVYAWRRHQNTAADPARRSRKEAPQPRALSALERQRILERMNQPEFWDQTPYQVYHTLLERGECLASLSTLYRVLREANQTGERRNQRAPQSHAIPRLTATRPNEVWTWDITKLATTRRGGYLNLYVVMDLFSRYVVAWMVSRKENSQLAQQLIEEALTRYGLEDQKVTLHQDRGSPMIAKSFLDLMADFGVVCSHSRPRVSNDNPYSESQFKTLKTQPDFPGRFESLERSRHWASDYFAWYNHEHHHSGLNGFTPAQVCTGEYRTVAKTRQAALIRYHHEHPERFVRGKPESTLPPEATYINPITSEESDGEDSTAVNFPTLPAARDALKRANRH, encoded by the coding sequence ATGATCGTGCTTGAAGAACGCCCGGATCATGTTCCGCTGAGCACTGCCTGTGACGTGCTGGGCCTGAACCGCAGCACGGTGTATGCCTGGCGGCGGCATCAGAATACGGCGGCGGATCCGGCCAGGCGCTCCCGCAAAGAGGCGCCGCAACCTCGAGCGCTCTCGGCGCTCGAACGCCAGCGCATACTGGAGCGGATGAACCAGCCCGAGTTCTGGGACCAGACGCCGTATCAGGTGTATCACACGCTGCTTGAGCGCGGTGAGTGCCTGGCATCGCTCAGCACGTTGTACCGGGTGCTCAGAGAAGCCAACCAGACCGGCGAGCGACGCAACCAGCGTGCGCCCCAGTCGCATGCCATACCGCGGCTCACTGCCACGCGGCCAAACGAAGTTTGGACGTGGGACATTACGAAATTGGCGACAACCCGCCGAGGCGGTTACCTCAACCTGTATGTGGTCATGGACTTGTTCAGTCGCTACGTGGTCGCCTGGATGGTCTCTCGTAAGGAGAACAGCCAACTGGCCCAACAACTCATTGAGGAGGCGCTGACGCGCTATGGGCTGGAGGACCAGAAGGTGACCCTGCATCAGGATCGTGGGTCACCCATGATCGCCAAGAGCTTTCTTGACCTGATGGCCGATTTCGGCGTGGTCTGCAGTCACAGCCGCCCCAGGGTTAGTAACGATAACCCGTACAGCGAAAGCCAGTTCAAGACGCTCAAAACCCAGCCCGATTTCCCGGGACGTTTTGAAAGCCTGGAACGTTCCCGGCACTGGGCTTCGGACTATTTCGCCTGGTACAACCACGAGCACCATCACAGCGGATTGAATGGTTTTACTCCGGCCCAAGTTTGTACCGGCGAGTACAGGACCGTCGCGAAGACACGGCAGGCTGCTCTGATCCGGTATCACCACGAACACCCAGAACGCTTTGTACGCGGCAAGCCGGAATCGACACTGCCGCCTGAGGCGACCTACATCAACCCGATCACGTCGGAAGAATCAGACGGTGAGGACAGCACCGCTGTAAACTTTCCGACACTGCCCGCCGCACGTGACGCATTGAAGCGGGCAAATAGACATTAA
- a CDS encoding DUF2489 domain-containing protein yields MPQWLQWSLIIVGAIAIIALLGFIRRKMVMLSEGRKRRQKAEAFQAKRRKDMIDSIRIIAMAIEEEQVEYSEGCLRIKGLLDHVAPELMEKPPFQVFMEVYEQLRHMPTHQARQDTEARFVAKMDKERLAVEKHHAEEIRRAATAIRNHGF; encoded by the coding sequence ATGCCCCAATGGCTACAGTGGAGCCTTATTATTGTCGGCGCTATCGCCATCATTGCGCTGCTGGGCTTTATCCGGCGGAAAATGGTCATGTTATCTGAGGGCCGCAAGCGCCGGCAAAAGGCGGAAGCCTTTCAGGCAAAGCGGCGTAAAGATATGATCGACAGCATCCGCATTATCGCGATGGCCATCGAGGAAGAACAGGTCGAATACTCGGAGGGTTGTCTGCGCATCAAGGGTCTGCTTGACCATGTTGCGCCGGAGCTGATGGAAAAGCCGCCCTTTCAGGTGTTCATGGAGGTATATGAGCAGCTTCGCCATATGCCCACTCACCAGGCCCGTCAGGATACGGAAGCGCGTTTTGTTGCGAAAATGGACAAGGAGCGGTTGGCGGTGGAAAAGCACCATGCGGAGGAAATTCGCCGTGCCGCAACGGCTATCCGAAATCACGGGTTTTAA
- a CDS encoding aminoacyl-tRNA deacylase and HDOD domain-containing protein — translation MELPVTVQQALGDAAKGVSLRDVRQASRQEMLRMVLLNDGQDNLQVVCRKDDLIDLEQLNKQLKRDFHLMKPREQIRVKERAGLRELPALPSLTGWPTVVDRRVDDLPFVALELGEQNLAMVMPAEDFRALTEKADRLSFTVASEAIVVNLNDPASDRNQLKSAIKRFTSLRIQQRLEDTLELPPLPETAQRTIHLRVNPNAVMGDLVDIIESDPSLAAQIVSWASSSFYAAAGQVRSVHDAVSRVLGFDMVMNLAMGLSLGRALKPPQDHPDGYVDYWQQAIWQAQSAGILASMMPRGERPMFGLAYLAGLLHNFGHLLLAQVFPPHFKLVCRSLEVNAVIDSSVTEHYLLGITREQIAAQLMENWGMPDEVTLAIRYQKNRDYQGAHSVYARLLWLGRQLLTARGVAMGASEPVGQEVYDELGLNRELVEEQFDELVARKDNVMAMAGMMNQ, via the coding sequence ATGGAATTACCTGTCACAGTTCAGCAGGCTTTGGGCGATGCCGCCAAGGGCGTTTCGCTTAGAGACGTGCGCCAAGCGAGCAGACAGGAAATGCTGCGGATGGTGTTGCTAAACGATGGGCAAGACAACCTTCAAGTTGTGTGTCGCAAGGACGATCTGATCGACCTAGAACAGCTGAACAAGCAACTGAAGCGTGATTTTCATCTTATGAAGCCCCGGGAGCAGATTCGCGTGAAAGAGCGCGCTGGGCTGCGGGAACTCCCAGCGCTGCCCTCGCTTACAGGCTGGCCCACTGTAGTGGATCGTCGGGTAGATGATTTGCCCTTCGTAGCGTTGGAGCTGGGCGAGCAAAATCTGGCCATGGTGATGCCTGCCGAGGATTTCCGAGCGCTGACAGAAAAAGCAGATCGTCTGTCATTTACAGTGGCCTCAGAAGCTATCGTGGTAAACCTGAACGACCCAGCCAGCGACCGCAACCAGCTGAAATCCGCTATCAAAAGGTTCACCAGCCTGCGTATTCAACAGCGCCTGGAAGACACGCTGGAACTTCCGCCATTACCAGAAACGGCCCAACGCACTATTCACCTGCGCGTGAATCCGAACGCCGTTATGGGGGATCTGGTCGACATTATTGAGAGTGACCCCAGCCTGGCAGCCCAAATTGTCAGTTGGGCATCTTCATCCTTTTACGCAGCCGCAGGCCAAGTGCGCTCTGTGCACGATGCCGTATCGAGAGTACTCGGGTTTGATATGGTGATGAACCTCGCCATGGGCCTATCCTTGGGGCGCGCTCTTAAACCGCCCCAAGACCACCCAGATGGTTATGTAGACTATTGGCAGCAGGCCATTTGGCAGGCCCAATCGGCGGGTATTCTGGCGAGCATGATGCCCCGGGGTGAGCGCCCCATGTTCGGCTTGGCTTACCTTGCAGGTCTTTTGCATAATTTTGGTCACCTTCTGCTGGCCCAGGTTTTCCCTCCCCATTTCAAGCTGGTATGCCGCTCGCTGGAGGTGAATGCCGTTATCGATTCTTCGGTAACAGAGCATTATCTTTTGGGAATAACTCGTGAACAGATCGCAGCCCAGCTTATGGAAAACTGGGGGATGCCAGATGAGGTCACGCTGGCTATACGGTATCAGAAGAATCGCGACTACCAAGGCGCACACAGCGTTTACGCAAGGCTTCTTTGGCTGGGCCGTCAACTGCTAACTGCAAGAGGGGTGGCAATGGGTGCCAGTGAGCCCGTTGGGCAGGAGGTCTATGACGAGCTGGGCCTGAACCGCGAGCTGGTAGAAGAGCAGTTCGATGAACTGGTGGCCAGAAAAGACAACGTGATGGCCATGGCAGGCATGATGAACCAGTAA
- the recG gene encoding ATP-dependent DNA helicase RecG, which translates to MASLDDIPVTELKGVGNALAEKLARLGIASLQDLLFHLPHRYEDRTRIIPMGSLRVGDVAVVEGEVMKADLMMGRRRSLQVTLKDNSGFLVMRFFHFNAAQKNQLAEGTRVRCFGEVRPGRAGYEFYHPEYQINPPPMPAGDQATLTPVYPLTEGVQQPRVRGLCQQALEYLQRHPIRDWLPAELLAGYQLPGITEAVQLVHSPPANAPVHLLMEGLHPAQQRLVMEELLAHQLSMLQVREQIQARQALPLLPTGDLSERFLEELPFALTGAQRQVASEIRQDLSQPLPMLRLVQGDVGSGKTVVAALAALQAIGAGAQVALMAPTEILAEQHYQNFCGWLEPLGVQVAWLSGKVKGKARKETLEAVHTGAAGVVIGTHALFQDDVLFHRLALVIVDEQHRFGVHQRLALREKGAGGTLAPHQLIMTATPIPRTLAMSAYADLDTSVIDELPPGRKPVETIVIPDSRREDVIERVRSACTDGRQAYWVCTLIEESEALQCQAAQVSEKELTERLPNLKVGLVHGRLKSAEKMAVMNQFKQGELDLLVATTVIEVGVDVPNASLIIIENPERLGLAQLHQLRGRVGRGEQASFCVLMYHPPLSANGKARLQALRDSQDGFVIAEKDLEIRGPGEVLGTRQTGMMQFRLADFERDKGWIEPIREMAPGLMKHPRLVQALIRRWLGEKIRYGDV; encoded by the coding sequence ATGGCGTCACTGGATGATATCCCGGTTACTGAGCTTAAGGGCGTAGGGAACGCCTTGGCGGAGAAGCTTGCGCGGCTGGGCATCGCCTCGCTGCAGGACTTGCTGTTTCATCTGCCTCATCGCTACGAAGACCGCACTCGCATTATACCCATGGGTAGCTTGAGAGTAGGCGATGTCGCCGTTGTGGAAGGGGAGGTGATGAAGGCGGATCTGATGATGGGGCGCCGCCGCAGCCTGCAGGTTACCCTGAAAGACAACAGCGGGTTTCTGGTGATGCGGTTCTTTCACTTCAACGCTGCCCAGAAAAACCAGCTGGCGGAAGGCACCCGGGTTCGTTGTTTCGGCGAAGTGCGCCCGGGCCGTGCTGGATATGAGTTTTACCACCCGGAATACCAGATAAACCCGCCGCCCATGCCTGCAGGCGACCAGGCAACCCTTACGCCGGTCTACCCGCTGACCGAAGGCGTACAGCAGCCCCGTGTAAGAGGGTTGTGCCAGCAGGCGCTGGAGTATCTTCAGCGCCATCCTATACGTGATTGGTTGCCAGCCGAGCTGCTGGCAGGCTACCAGTTGCCGGGCATTACCGAAGCCGTCCAGTTGGTGCATTCTCCCCCAGCCAATGCGCCGGTTCATCTGCTGATGGAAGGGCTCCACCCAGCGCAGCAGCGGCTGGTGATGGAAGAGCTGCTCGCCCATCAGTTGAGCATGCTGCAGGTTCGTGAGCAGATTCAGGCGCGCCAAGCATTGCCTTTGCTACCAACGGGCGACCTCTCTGAACGTTTTTTGGAGGAATTGCCGTTTGCGCTTACGGGTGCCCAGCGCCAAGTTGCGAGTGAAATTCGACAGGATCTCAGCCAGCCGTTGCCTATGCTGCGATTGGTGCAGGGTGATGTGGGCTCCGGTAAAACTGTGGTGGCCGCCCTCGCTGCGCTTCAGGCTATAGGCGCGGGGGCCCAGGTAGCGCTTATGGCACCGACAGAAATACTGGCTGAGCAGCACTACCAGAACTTCTGTGGCTGGCTTGAACCCTTAGGTGTTCAGGTGGCCTGGCTGTCTGGCAAGGTAAAAGGAAAAGCCCGGAAAGAGACATTGGAAGCCGTGCACACGGGTGCAGCCGGCGTGGTGATAGGGACTCATGCGCTGTTTCAAGATGATGTGCTGTTTCATCGCTTGGCGCTGGTTATTGTGGATGAGCAGCACCGGTTTGGCGTGCACCAACGCTTGGCCTTGCGAGAGAAAGGTGCAGGCGGAACCTTGGCACCACACCAGCTCATCATGACCGCCACCCCCATCCCGCGCACGCTCGCCATGAGCGCCTACGCAGATCTTGATACCTCAGTGATTGACGAGCTACCGCCGGGCCGCAAGCCTGTTGAAACCATCGTAATCCCCGACAGCCGCCGCGAAGATGTAATTGAACGCGTGCGCAGTGCCTGCACCGACGGTCGCCAGGCATACTGGGTGTGCACCCTGATTGAAGAATCCGAAGCCTTGCAATGCCAAGCGGCACAGGTCTCAGAGAAAGAGCTGACAGAGCGGTTGCCAAACCTGAAGGTCGGGCTGGTTCACGGGCGGCTCAAGTCGGCCGAAAAAATGGCCGTGATGAATCAGTTCAAACAAGGTGAACTGGACTTGCTGGTTGCCACCACGGTGATTGAGGTGGGCGTGGATGTTCCTAATGCTTCGCTGATCATTATTGAAAACCCCGAACGGCTGGGCCTAGCCCAGCTTCACCAGCTCCGGGGCAGGGTGGGCCGGGGCGAGCAGGCCAGCTTCTGCGTGCTTATGTACCACCCACCCCTGTCGGCCAACGGCAAGGCAAGGTTACAGGCCCTGCGTGACAGCCAAGATGGCTTTGTGATCGCCGAGAAAGACCTGGAAATACGCGGGCCAGGAGAAGTGCTTGGCACCCGCCAAACTGGCATGATGCAGTTTCGGCTGGCAGACTTTGAGCGCGACAAAGGCTGGATTGAACCAATACGTGAGATGGCCCCTGGCCTGATGAAACATCCGCGGTTGGTGCAGGCACTGATCCGGCGTTGGCTTGGAGAAAAAATACGTTACGGAGATGTCTAA